In Apium graveolens cultivar Ventura chromosome 10, ASM990537v1, whole genome shotgun sequence, the following are encoded in one genomic region:
- the LOC141693008 gene encoding protein JINGUBANG-like, translated as MKNTRSGKSVGHLDNSTSEEIIGYSFRISSSTSSASFDMTTITPQGDLPSQQPASSPIAKSPWSLQQVSSVNFNNDDNYTYTGLMGSLIREEGHIYSLAASGDLLYTGSDSKNIRVWKNQKEFSGFKSNSGLVKAIVIAGEKIFTGHQDGKIRLWKVSAKNPSIHKRIGTLPTFKSFFKNSINPTSYAEVKRNRNGVWIRHFDAISCLSLNEDKTLLYSSSWDKTFKVWRVSNSKCLESVNAHDDAVNAVAAAGFDGLVFTGSADGTVKAWRREMQGKDTKHFFSQTLLKQECAVTAVVVDPTSLFVYCGSSNGVVNFWEREKLLQLGGVLRGHKLAVLCLAAAGNLVISGSADMNICVWRRDDSDHKCLSLLGGHTGPVKCLAVETDKETTSSGDKRWVVYSGSLDKSVKIWRVSPEMDPMPTFRQSETFCMPQSIRSVQSIGTRSRNFSQRQQY; from the coding sequence atGAAAAACACGAGAAGCGGAAAAAGTGTTGGGCATTTAGATAATTCAACAAGTGAAGAAATCATAGGGTACTCGTTTCGAATAAGTAGCAGCACTTCCAGTGCTAGTTTTGACATGACTACGATCACACCTCAAGGTGATCTACCCTCCCAACAGCCTGCTTCATCACCCATTGCGAAATCACCGTGGTCCTTGCAGCAGGTTTCCTCTGTCAACTTTAATAATGACGACAATTATACTTACACGGGCCTCATGGGCTCACTCATACGTGAAGAAGGCCACATTTATTCATTAGCGGCCTCTGGTGATTTGTTGTACACGGGATCTGACAGCAAGAACATTCGAGTCTGGAAGAACCAGAAGGAGTTTTCTGGATTTAAATCCAACAGTGGGTTGGTCAAGGCCATTGTAATAGCTGGTGAAAAGATTTTTACGGGTCACCAAGATGGTAAAATCAGACTCTGGAAGGTCTCCGCCAAGAATCCCAGCATTCATAAACGAATTGGAACTTTACCCACGTTTAAATCCTTTTTTAAGAACTCTATAAATCCTACAAGCTACGCAGAAGTCAAGAGAAACCGTAATGGTGTTTGGATTAGACACTTTGACGCAATTTCTTGTCTTAGCTTGAATGAAGACAAAACACTTTTGTACTCGTCTTCGTGGGACAAAACATTTAAAGTTTGGAGGGTATCAAATTCAAAGTGTCTCGAATCTGTCAACGCACATGATGATGCAGTGAATGCTGTTGCAGCTGCTGGATTTGATGGTCTAGTTTTCACGGGTTCAGCTGATGGAACAGTAAAAGCATGGCGACGTGAAATGCAAGGAAAAGATACAAAGCATTTCTTTTCGCAGACGTTGCTGAAACAGGAATGTGCTGTTACAGCAGTAGTTGTTGACCCCACGTCATTATTTGTGTACTGTGGATCATCCAATGGTGTTGTTAATTTTTGGGAACGAGAAAAGTTATTGCAACTTGGGGGAGTGTTGAGAGGTCACAAGCTTGCAGTTTTGTGTTTGGCAGCTGCGGGGAATTTAGTGATAAGTGGATCAGCTGATATGAACATATGCGTATGGAGGAGAGATGATAGTGATCACAAATGCTTGTCATTGTTGGGGGGGCATACAGGGCCTGTCAAGTGCCTGGCAGTGGAAACTGACAAGGAAACTACTAGTAGCGGTGATAAAAGATGGGTTGTTTATAGTGGGAGTCTGGACAAGTCTGTAAAGATATGGAGGGTATCTCCTGAGATGGATCCAATGCCAACTTTCCGCCAGTCGGAGACCTTTTGTATGCCGCAATCCATTCGATCGGTTCAGAGCATTGGCACCCGTAGCAGGAATTTTAGCCAGAGACAGCAATACTAG